The genome window tgtaatgtgttgtttaaaattACAATAAGTAATGCTGATGTTTAGAaggtttacttttaaaatgttcgtAGGCATGAAACCCCGCAGGTAGAGCAGGGTTATCTGAAGAAGGTCAAAGGCCTGACACATTTTGAATAACGTTTATTGTTACTTTAATTAAGGAAGCAAAAGGTCAATTCTGTCTTATTTGCCCTGGCCATGTATCAATGTTTAATTTACAAATTGGTGATTTCCcccataacattttaaagtgatgccagaaaacaatatttctgttagtcaaaaactgtataattactcctAAATAtgaaactcatttaaaatgacCATCAGAAGGCATAGACAGCTTTGGTTTTAtggaaatgtgaataaataGGCCCATCATTTTGCCCGGATGTGACTTAGGCGTCCTcgtactatatttttctagaaaacccTCTGAAGTTATTGCCTGTAGAATAACGGCTACAGTGCACTGCACGTCTTTTTCTGTATTGTTTGGAAAAATGAtccaaataaagaaaagcaaaaatgcATGAGTTTGCATTATGTTGAAATTCTAACAAATGATTTGGTTGATTCTGTTCTGATCGTGTACTTGCGAGacagttaaaaaatgtttgctaaAAGGATTCTCAAAAAGCTTGAAAATCAACAAAAGCTGTAATCTGCAGTGTCAACCGAAGAAAATCTCCTCCCACCTCTCTTGACACTATTGCGAAGTGCTTGCTTCAGCTTTTACATCAAAAGAGCCGTGGTTAATTGAGGTGTTAACATATGTACACACGTTCAGGGTTTTCAAGGTCAGACTCCCATTACTTTTTAATGGAGTACCTtaaggaaatatgttttatttatatcccCAGgagctcttcctctctctttctgccaaCAAGATAAATTAACTTGCTCAAGCTTTCATATCAGGACTGATGTGTTACCCCAGGAATATTTTGAgagtcaacattttaaaaatgacttttaagaAGAAACAATTTTTCATTTCTTAattcttatttgttttcttgcagaGGAGAAGGCCTCAGGGGGAATCAAGCCCAATAAAGGAAGAATTGTGGATTTGAACAGGTCAACGCTCCTCTACAGCCATGTGTTCCACAAATCACTCAAACTGGGTCACATTTGAAGATGACACCACACCACTCTCCTCCCCTCAGAAGCCCCAACAATCACCGGAGCATATCAAAGCAGCATTACCACGTCCCAATGGTTTGAAATTAGTTCTTCCTCCAATCAGAGACACTTCCTGGAGCTTCAATAGTTCTCTCGAATCCCCTCAAAGCCACTCAAGTCTTAGTGGAAGTTCCTGTGTGCCATGTAACACGCCCCTTTGCACTCCCGTGAGTGGGGTTCCTAGCAGTGCCTCCCCATTTCACTCCAACACGTGGGAAAAGAACGACTTTTTCCGCAGTCTCTCGAGTACGTCTACCacctctgctccctctcctgcGCCAGAAGCCCTGCACCAAACCTCAGACGGACCAAGCCCCTTCCCTTCTTTCCAGGGAAACTCAGGACACTATAACCCCTTCTGGGATGCATCTAGACACAGTGCAGATGTCGACAGCTCCTCCTCAGACTCAGAATCTGAATCCCACAGCAGCCTACCACGTTTCTTCATTCGGACCAAAGACGGCAGTGAGCCTCCACGTGACCATCTCCAAAACTCCCTCTCCTACGTTTGCCACAAACTGGAAGGCCTTAAAGCAACTGCGACAGAGATGGAAAATGGTGGCACGAGACGGCTAAGATGCAAAAGTGAGGTGTTAAGCGGGGATTCATCTCAGTTTGTTCCCCGTGGTCTATTTCGAAGCCAGAAGCGAGACGGCTGGTCTGTCTTGCTCAGGATTCCTGAGAAAAAGAACCGCATGTCCTCACGACAGTGGGGGCCAATCTACCTCCGCCTGTTGCCAGGAGGCGTGCTGCAGATGTACTACGAGAAAGGGCTGGAGAAACCGTTCAAGGAGTTCCAGCTACTCCCCCAATGCAGGCTCTCGGATCTTAAACTGGAAAGCTACGGCGAGCCCCGCAAAGTCCACTCTGTCAAGGTAGAACATTACTCTTATACAGAAAAGAAACGCTACCACCCCAAGCTGGAGGTTAGCCATGAGGCGGAGGCAGAAGAGCTGCTGAAGTTTGGCTCCACAGCCCACGAAGACATGGAGGACCTGGTCGTCTCCATGGAGGAGGAAATCTTTAAGTTGTGTTTGCACCACCAGCAGAGGCGGCACTACGAGGAGCAGGAGCTGTCATTGCAGATCACCGATCATATCTGGGTCCAACTAGATAAGTTCGGCGAAGTCATCGAGCGGACAGCCTTCACCCAGATTCACTGTCTGTCTTTCCTGAACGGACTAGGGGATTGTTTTCTTGCCCTGAACGATCTCGGCCTGCTGCGCTTTAACTCCAGCTACGGGTCAGAGGAGGAAGCCGACGGCTGGATGGAGATCGCGGATTGCCATTTTCACAAATGTGTGAACGAGACAGAGTTTCAAAGGTCCCGGCTGATAAAGTTTGCACCTCCCGAGGCCTGCAGGGTGGAGCTGATGCGGTACAAGACGGAGATCCTGGGTTGCACAGAAATTCCCTTCTCAGTCAAAGCCGTCGTCACAGTTCAAGGTGCCTACGTGGAGCTCCAGGCCTTTCTTAACATGACACCCAACTTCCCCTCCTTAGTGAGGGTGTCTGACACATACCCTCTGTGTGAGAATGTACTGATCCGTGTGCCGGTGCCAGGCGAATGGGTCAAAGTCACGCAGACAGTGGCCTTGTTGCGGCAGAAGTCGCTGAAGGCCCGCATGAACAGAAATGCCTGCTTGGGCGCTGTCGGCACTGCAGATTCTCAGCCTGTCATGCAGGTGACAATCGGTACTGTCAAGTATGAGAATGTATATTCAGCCGTCGTGTGGAGGATTGACCGACTACCAGCAAAGAATACGGGTAACACATCCCTGACAGATGTAAATTTAGCCCTCCATATTTTCTCATTAGCTCGTTAGCCTTGTGcatttgtacagtatgttttccGCTTGTTGGTGTGATACTCTAACTACAAGTGacctttgtttcctctctgcagcagtggATCATCCCCATTCGTTTTCCTGCAAGCTAGAGCTAGGATCTGATCAGGAGATCCCGAGTGACTGGTACCCCTTTGTCACGATGGAATGTGAAATTATGGGCGCAGTTGTTTCTGGAACCAGAGTGAAGTCGCTGGGCACTGCCAACGACATCCAGCCACAGAAAAATGTGACCAGTTGGACGCGCTATCATTGTCAGGTAATCAGTGTTATTGTATCCTCCTTAAtgtaaactgtttatttatgttCAAATAACCTCATTGTGTCTTTTTAGGTGGAGGTCGAGAAGAAATGGATTGAAACTGAGTCACAGAAGCAATCCGGGTGTATGAcacaataataaatcaaagaCGCTCTGACGAGGATGTCATCCCTTTGTTCAAAGAAATTGAAAAGGGATgacaacaaaatgaacaaaagtaACGGTGATGAGAGACTTTCTGCTTCTGTGTCAAattcatataaatacacatagcCTGCTAGTCTTTCTCATGGAGGTTAACCGATTAGTCTAGACCTAATAAAGAATTTAAGATGGTCCTTTTGCATAGCACTTTACATTTAATAGTTTTATTAACTGTATGACCACAGTTTATATGAGTACTGTATATAAGCTTGCATTTGCATCATCTGCACTGCCCTCCAGAATGATTGGCAGCCTTAATAAATGTAGATGCAATGAGCTGCATGAGATAAACAGCTTAAGTAATGAGCAATATTTACTGAAATTGAGACAAGTATAATCAGCAGATGTTTGAACTCGGCTCCTCTTTTTGTCTGGCAATGCTTAAAGTTCACATACCTTCAAACTAATTAATTTTAGAATGAATCCGTCTGAGGATACTTCTGTGTCATTGgcatatttgattaaaaaatgtttgcaggCAGTATGTAGGTTATTCCTTGCATCCCCTTAAGATTCAGAACaaatttgaaatttgaaaaaggaCAATAGTTTTGTAATTATAGTTGCACAATAGCATTGGTTCAACGGGGGGTCACATCATGGTGAGCCCTGCAGATCAGGACTTGTTTAAAGGGttttaataacaattattaGAAATGTAGTTGAACTCACTGGGGCTCAATGCCAATCGGCAGCCATTCTCGGCAGTAAAACCACAATTAAAGCTCCAAAGCTACATTACACAAGCACACCATTATATCATTTTTCAGAGTTAACCCAATAAATTCATATTTGAAGGGTAATTGTGTTAACAAAGATACAACTCATTACTTGTGTTGCTTACCTCAGGCTGATCTTTGACTATATACAAAGGTTGTATTCTGGaggaatgtattttatttaaacaaatcaaatctttATTGTGTGATCTTTCTGCCTCTGGGTTGTGAATAGGCTGGCTACAAAAGAATAGTGAAGCTTCAGAGTGAGCAAAATGGCCTTCAGTGATGACTTTTCTGTGTGAGGTACCTAGCTTAAGCTGGATATTATGTACATCAAgagtaaacatttttaattaaagctgAATGACTCTTGATATTTCTTGACAGATGTTCAGAAACTAACTTTGTGTTAAAGTACTTGATCAACGTGTTGCCACAGGAGAACTGCACATGCATGTGACGCCACAATAATATgcaaattattcattttaaaaggggCTAAATatttctaaacacacacatcagtggGTGTCAGAACAGcaaattatttaaatcacacatttgtgAGCCTGATAGAACCAGCTTTTcgcttgttttttgttattattgaatGTTCTAAAGGGTGTTTAAGTTCTTGGGGATTTCATACTTATTTGTTGTACTTATGTAATGTATACGTTTAATTGAAAGATGCCTTTGAACACATAAACGAGAGGATTTACTCTAAAAATGGGTTAAAACAGTTGCTCTCAATTCATCTAAATGGTGTAACAATATTTGAAGAACACATTCttctcaataaaaacatttttggattcTTAACTAAAAAATGGTAGATATGTATTTCCACTAGTTGTTAGTTCTGGTTCTTCACAATAGGGAACAGTGTTATTATTGATTATATCAGTTAGTATGGCCAATTAAAATGGACATAACATAATGATATATGAATTACATGTGGGAATAACTAGTAAGGAGTGTTTCTGTCCCTGAGTCCGGAGTAGTTTTGTAGTAAAGTGACTGCTGAGCACCAGGGACAGCAGAATCAACAGCCGTGAATATACTCATGTTGCTGCTTTGAGCCCCAGCACTGAGATGATGAGTCACTACTGTGTGTAAAAGAGTGGCAGCATTATAAAACAGATGCTGCTTCAAACACCGAGTTCAAAATGAAGCGTTTTGTGAAACTCCtgatgttgtttgttgttggtaTCCGACACTTCACTCAGCCCTGCACGCTGTGAAACATTATTTTGAGGgtaacttaaaaaacaaaatatgaaaggTTCTGTTTGAGTATCTCAATCCACAT of Eleginops maclovinus isolate JMC-PN-2008 ecotype Puerto Natales chromosome 22, JC_Emac_rtc_rv5, whole genome shotgun sequence contains these proteins:
- the LOC134858633 gene encoding stonin-1, with product MCSTNHSNWVTFEDDTTPLSSPQKPQQSPEHIKAALPRPNGLKLVLPPIRDTSWSFNSSLESPQSHSSLSGSSCVPCNTPLCTPVSGVPSSASPFHSNTWEKNDFFRSLSSTSTTSAPSPAPEALHQTSDGPSPFPSFQGNSGHYNPFWDASRHSADVDSSSSDSESESHSSLPRFFIRTKDGSEPPRDHLQNSLSYVCHKLEGLKATATEMENGGTRRLRCKSEVLSGDSSQFVPRGLFRSQKRDGWSVLLRIPEKKNRMSSRQWGPIYLRLLPGGVLQMYYEKGLEKPFKEFQLLPQCRLSDLKLESYGEPRKVHSVKVEHYSYTEKKRYHPKLEVSHEAEAEELLKFGSTAHEDMEDLVVSMEEEIFKLCLHHQQRRHYEEQELSLQITDHIWVQLDKFGEVIERTAFTQIHCLSFLNGLGDCFLALNDLGLLRFNSSYGSEEEADGWMEIADCHFHKCVNETEFQRSRLIKFAPPEACRVELMRYKTEILGCTEIPFSVKAVVTVQGAYVELQAFLNMTPNFPSLVRVSDTYPLCENVLIRVPVPGEWVKVTQTVALLRQKSLKARMNRNACLGAVGTADSQPVMQVTIGTVKYENVYSAVVWRIDRLPAKNTAVDHPHSFSCKLELGSDQEIPSDWYPFVTMECEIMGAVVSGTRVKSLGTANDIQPQKNVTSWTRYHCQVEVEKKWIETESQKQSGCMTQ